One segment of Pontibacter akesuensis DNA contains the following:
- a CDS encoding endonuclease/exonuclease/phosphatase family protein, with the protein MSGTFKKIRRRVWLIINIVVVLWLLAGVYSLQVPPSEFWPAGFVAFSMPVPLVLNFFFLIYWALRRSWLVVLPFAVLILGWSYYARLIAINFEQEVPKGAKTLQVLSFNTHVFNAYDKISEGVPQVSDDMIEWVATHPADVFCLQEFYSRVNSIEHNNFNKIGTRYNKYKFASTDETDRIKANLGIVIFSKYPIVKGGTIHFSNTPVRTANRVAWADIDVEGDTVRIFAVHLQSMSIKAEDIENTYSAIGDEASFKKEGRNLARRLKRGFVARATQVQMLLDHVRASPYPVIVCGDFNDIPFSYTYNELAEELDNAFVEAGSGLGSTYNGILPFLRIDNQFYSEGLEAYNFETHYEMDLSDHFPVSATYVLKPKAREER; encoded by the coding sequence GTGTCAGGAACATTCAAAAAAATACGGCGGCGCGTTTGGCTCATCATCAACATCGTGGTGGTGCTTTGGCTGTTAGCGGGCGTGTACAGCCTGCAGGTGCCGCCGAGCGAATTCTGGCCGGCAGGCTTTGTGGCTTTCTCTATGCCGGTGCCGCTGGTGCTCAATTTCTTTTTCCTGATATACTGGGCGCTACGGCGTTCCTGGCTTGTGGTGCTGCCGTTTGCCGTGCTTATACTTGGGTGGAGCTACTACGCCCGCCTCATCGCCATCAACTTTGAGCAGGAAGTGCCCAAGGGAGCAAAGACATTGCAGGTGTTAAGCTTTAATACGCATGTGTTCAATGCGTATGATAAAATATCGGAAGGAGTGCCACAGGTTTCTGATGACATGATAGAATGGGTAGCCACCCACCCTGCCGATGTATTCTGCCTGCAAGAATTCTATAGCCGGGTAAATTCCATTGAGCATAACAACTTTAATAAGATAGGTACGCGCTACAACAAGTATAAATTCGCCTCCACTGATGAAACGGACAGAATAAAAGCCAACCTTGGCATCGTTATTTTCTCTAAATACCCTATTGTAAAAGGAGGTACTATCCATTTTTCAAACACCCCTGTGCGGACCGCTAATCGAGTAGCCTGGGCTGATATTGATGTGGAGGGAGATACGGTGCGGATTTTTGCGGTGCACCTGCAGTCTATGAGCATCAAAGCGGAAGATATAGAAAACACCTACTCCGCGATTGGTGATGAAGCGAGTTTCAAGAAGGAAGGCCGTAACCTGGCGCGCCGCCTGAAGCGCGGGTTTGTAGCGCGGGCCACACAGGTGCAGATGCTGCTGGACCATGTAAGGGCGTCTCCCTACCCGGTTATTGTTTGCGGCGATTTCAACGATATTCCCTTCAGCTATACTTACAACGAACTGGCTGAAGAGCTGGATAATGCTTTTGTGGAGGCCGGTAGCGGACTGGGAAGCACATACAACGGCATACTCCCTTTCCTGCGCATCGACAACCAGTTCTACAGTGAAGGACTGGAGGCCTATAACTTTGAAACGCACTACGAAATGGATTTGTCTGACCATTTTCCGGTATCTGCCACGTACGTGCTGAAGCCTAAGGCAAGGGAAGAGCGTTAG
- a CDS encoding ribosome maturation factor RimP codes for MELTAKNIREMAQAGLPDNDLFIVDVSVSDSPARPKIMVLADGEQGITIDQCATISRRINRRIEEEFGPDMSYVLEVSSPGVDFPLTQPQQFKRNTGRSLKVKLQDGTEKIGKLEEVTEAGLNMLEEVKQKGKKVTYVPVQIPFGDIVKANVVISFK; via the coding sequence ATGGAACTTACAGCAAAGAACATAAGAGAAATGGCGCAGGCGGGCCTGCCGGACAACGACCTGTTCATCGTGGACGTTTCCGTATCAGACTCACCGGCCAGACCTAAAATTATGGTATTGGCAGACGGAGAGCAGGGTATTACCATAGACCAGTGCGCCACCATCAGCCGCCGCATTAACAGACGGATTGAGGAGGAGTTTGGGCCGGACATGTCTTACGTGCTGGAGGTAAGCTCTCCGGGGGTTGATTTTCCGCTTACGCAGCCGCAACAGTTTAAACGCAACACCGGCCGCAGCCTGAAAGTAAAACTACAGGATGGCACCGAGAAAATCGGCAAGTTGGAGGAGGTAACCGAAGCGGGCCTTAACATGCTGGAGGAAGTAAAACAGAAAGGCAAGAAGGTAACGTACGTGCCTGTGCAGATACCCTTTGGGGACATTGTAAAAGCAAATGTTGTAATCTCTTTTAAATGA
- the nusA gene encoding transcription termination factor NusA, with protein sequence MNSSILIESFAEFAKFKNIDRPTMMRILEDVFRTMIRKKWATDENFDIILNVEKGDLEIWRNREIVDDNSEDIWDYDKISLSDARKIEPDFEVGEEVSEEVKLEDFGRRAVLTARQTLIQRIKDMEKELLFQKYKDQVGEIISGEVYQVWNREVLLLDQEENELIIPKSEQIPKDRYRKGDQVRAVVQRVEIVNGNPKIILSRTSPSFLERLFENEVPEIFDGLIAIKKIVREPGERAKVAVESFDDRIDPVGACVGMKGSRIHSIVRELENENIDVINYTENLELYIQRALSPAKISSMKIDEETGRVSVFLKPDQVSLAIGKGGQNIKLASKLVDLEIDVFRESETYEEDISLEEFTDEIEDWVIAELRRIGLDTARSVMAVSKEDLLRRTELEEETIDDVLSILREELEEEEENQ encoded by the coding sequence ATGAACAGTTCAATCCTGATCGAGTCGTTCGCCGAATTCGCGAAATTCAAGAACATAGACCGCCCGACCATGATGCGCATCCTGGAGGATGTGTTCCGCACCATGATCCGTAAAAAGTGGGCCACCGATGAGAATTTTGACATCATTCTGAACGTGGAGAAGGGTGACCTGGAGATCTGGCGTAACCGTGAAATCGTTGACGACAACTCTGAAGACATCTGGGACTACGATAAGATCAGCCTGTCAGACGCCCGTAAAATAGAGCCTGACTTTGAGGTGGGCGAGGAAGTGTCTGAGGAGGTGAAGCTGGAGGATTTCGGCCGCCGTGCGGTGCTTACCGCACGCCAGACGCTGATCCAGCGCATCAAGGATATGGAGAAGGAGTTGCTGTTCCAGAAGTATAAAGACCAGGTTGGCGAAATCATCTCTGGCGAAGTATACCAGGTATGGAACCGCGAAGTGTTGTTGCTGGACCAGGAAGAAAACGAACTGATCATCCCGAAAAGCGAGCAGATCCCGAAAGACCGCTACCGCAAAGGAGACCAGGTGCGTGCTGTGGTGCAGCGTGTGGAGATTGTAAACGGTAATCCGAAGATTATACTTTCCCGTACCTCCCCTTCTTTCCTGGAGCGCCTTTTCGAGAACGAAGTTCCTGAGATATTCGATGGCCTTATCGCCATCAAGAAAATTGTGCGTGAACCGGGCGAACGCGCCAAGGTTGCCGTAGAATCGTTTGATGACCGCATTGACCCGGTAGGTGCCTGTGTGGGCATGAAGGGTTCCCGTATCCACAGCATCGTGCGCGAGCTGGAGAATGAGAACATCGACGTGATCAACTACACCGAGAACCTGGAGCTTTACATACAGCGTGCCCTGAGCCCTGCAAAGATCAGTAGCATGAAAATTGACGAGGAAACAGGCCGTGTGTCTGTGTTCCTGAAGCCGGACCAGGTATCGCTTGCCATTGGTAAAGGCGGTCAGAACATTAAGTTGGCCAGTAAGTTGGTTGACCTGGAGATTGACGTGTTCCGTGAGTCTGAGACGTATGAAGAAGACATCAGCCTGGAAGAATTCACAGATGAGATCGAAGATTGGGTAATAGCAGAACTAAGACGCATTGGCCTCGACACAGCAAGAAGCGTAATGGCAGTAAGCAAAGAAGATTTGCTGCGCCGCACTGAGCTGGAAGAGGAAACCATTGACGATGTGCTTTCCATACTTCGTGAGGAGTTGGAAGAGGAAGAAGAAAATCAATAG
- the infB gene encoding translation initiation factor IF-2, whose protein sequence is MAEEKTRRLKQVATTLNIGTSTIVDYLSAKGVEVENKPTTKITADQFNMLAKEFASSMQEKQEADEIHIGKKPQSNQVIESEPAHEPKRTSEPEQEILIKNAKAPEAAAPKQEEKPVEKISSSLPGIKVLGKIDLDAKGRPVPKPAEPKAEAAPQPTPERAPVPPREEEKPAPAPEAKQPEAPKAAEQPAPAPAAETPAAPKAAPAPEQPVAKAPEAPAKPQQPEAQASQQPEAAPEKPAAPATTEAKATPQEPAAEKAPQQPATPAAAEAKESTENKEDIEKVTPKANQLKGLTVLGKIELPVESRRKGSKPVASSDDRNKGKKKRKRIIVATEGQQPGTGQPGQGNRTPGAGPQGNRPAGSRPVGPPPGRPGGGGAPGNRPGGRPAPRGTAARPIKAEVTDKQIQEQIKATLAKLSGGKGGGGGNRSKYRREKRSAIADATEERRMQEQAESKTLRVTEFVSANDLSSLMDVSVNDVIKVCMQLGMFVSINQRLDAEAITVIADEFGYNVEFITSEDEQALEDTIADDEADLIERAPIVTIMGHVDHGKTSLLDYIRNANVTAGEAGGITQHIGAYSVKTEGGRMVTFLDTPGHEAFTAMRARGAKVTDVVIIVVAADDSVMPQTKEAINHAQAAGSPIIIALNKIDKPGANPDKVREELAQMNILVEEWGGKYQSQEVSAKTGQGIPDLLEKVLLEAELLELKANPDRQAVGTVIEASLDKGRGYVATVLVQTGSLKIGDVVLAGAHYGRVKAMTDHRGKKMKEAGPSTPVQLLGLDGAPQAGDKFLVMESEREAREIASNRSQVQREQSLRTRKHITLDEIGRRLAIGTFKELNVIVKGDVDGSVEALADSLLKLSTPEVQVSIISKGVGAISESDVLLASASDAIIIGFQVRPSQNARKLAEQEQIDVRLYSIIYDAINEVKDAMEGMLAPTLKEEITGNVEVREVFKITKVGTIAGCMVTDGTIQRNAKVRLVRDGIVVHDGEIQALKRFKDDVAEVRQGYECGISLKNYNDIEIGDIVEAYIEKEVKRTL, encoded by the coding sequence ATGGCAGAAGAAAAAACAAGGAGGCTTAAACAGGTTGCGACAACTTTAAACATTGGTACTTCCACTATTGTGGATTACCTGTCTGCTAAAGGGGTTGAGGTGGAGAACAAACCTACCACCAAGATCACGGCAGATCAGTTCAATATGCTGGCTAAAGAATTTGCTTCCTCTATGCAAGAAAAGCAGGAGGCAGACGAGATACACATTGGCAAAAAGCCACAGAGTAACCAGGTTATTGAGTCGGAACCAGCGCATGAGCCCAAAAGGACAAGTGAGCCTGAGCAGGAAATCCTGATCAAGAACGCGAAAGCACCTGAGGCGGCGGCTCCCAAGCAAGAGGAGAAGCCTGTTGAGAAAATTTCATCCAGCTTACCAGGCATCAAAGTACTGGGCAAGATAGACCTGGATGCAAAAGGCAGACCTGTGCCGAAACCAGCCGAGCCGAAGGCGGAAGCTGCGCCACAGCCAACCCCAGAGCGCGCACCGGTGCCCCCACGGGAAGAGGAGAAACCAGCTCCGGCACCTGAGGCCAAGCAGCCAGAGGCCCCGAAAGCAGCGGAACAGCCTGCGCCTGCCCCTGCGGCAGAAACGCCTGCTGCGCCAAAAGCAGCTCCGGCACCCGAGCAACCTGTAGCCAAAGCACCTGAGGCACCTGCCAAGCCTCAGCAGCCGGAAGCACAGGCTTCTCAGCAGCCGGAGGCGGCGCCAGAAAAGCCAGCCGCACCAGCAACAACCGAAGCAAAAGCAACTCCACAGGAGCCTGCTGCAGAGAAGGCGCCACAGCAACCGGCCACTCCTGCAGCTGCAGAAGCAAAAGAAAGTACCGAAAATAAAGAGGATATAGAAAAGGTAACACCAAAAGCGAACCAGCTGAAAGGGCTTACTGTACTGGGCAAGATTGAATTGCCGGTAGAGTCGCGAAGGAAAGGCTCTAAGCCTGTCGCATCTTCTGACGACCGCAACAAGGGTAAGAAGAAGCGCAAACGTATTATAGTAGCCACCGAAGGTCAGCAGCCAGGTACCGGGCAGCCGGGACAAGGCAACCGCACGCCAGGCGCGGGCCCTCAGGGCAACCGTCCGGCTGGCAGTCGCCCGGTTGGACCACCGCCAGGCAGACCAGGCGGCGGAGGTGCCCCAGGCAATCGCCCAGGTGGCAGACCAGCCCCTCGGGGTACTGCGGCACGGCCTATCAAAGCCGAGGTTACAGACAAGCAGATACAGGAGCAGATCAAAGCCACGCTTGCCAAACTTAGTGGTGGCAAAGGCGGTGGCGGCGGCAACCGCTCCAAGTACAGACGCGAAAAGCGCTCAGCCATTGCTGATGCCACGGAAGAACGTAGAATGCAGGAGCAGGCAGAGTCTAAGACTCTGCGTGTAACGGAATTCGTATCGGCCAACGACCTTTCATCGCTGATGGATGTGAGCGTGAACGACGTGATCAAGGTGTGTATGCAGTTGGGCATGTTTGTTTCCATCAACCAGCGCCTCGATGCAGAAGCCATTACGGTGATTGCCGATGAGTTTGGCTACAATGTGGAATTCATCACCTCAGAAGATGAGCAGGCACTGGAGGATACTATAGCCGATGATGAGGCTGACCTGATAGAGCGCGCTCCGATCGTAACGATCATGGGACACGTTGACCACGGTAAAACTTCCCTGCTCGATTACATCCGAAACGCAAACGTGACTGCCGGTGAGGCCGGTGGTATCACCCAGCACATTGGCGCCTACAGTGTTAAAACTGAAGGAGGCCGTATGGTTACCTTCCTGGATACACCGGGTCACGAAGCCTTTACGGCCATGCGTGCCCGAGGTGCCAAGGTAACGGACGTTGTAATTATTGTGGTAGCGGCTGACGACTCGGTGATGCCTCAGACAAAAGAGGCCATCAACCATGCACAGGCAGCAGGCTCACCAATCATTATCGCTCTGAACAAGATCGATAAGCCGGGAGCCAACCCGGATAAGGTTCGTGAGGAACTGGCCCAGATGAACATTCTGGTAGAGGAATGGGGCGGAAAGTACCAGTCGCAGGAAGTATCGGCCAAAACTGGCCAAGGCATACCAGACTTGCTGGAGAAAGTATTGCTGGAGGCTGAATTACTTGAACTGAAAGCCAACCCGGATCGACAGGCGGTAGGAACTGTGATTGAGGCATCGCTTGACAAAGGCCGTGGTTATGTGGCTACTGTTCTGGTACAGACAGGTTCACTGAAAATCGGTGACGTAGTACTGGCCGGAGCGCATTACGGTAGAGTAAAAGCCATGACAGACCATCGTGGCAAGAAAATGAAGGAAGCAGGACCATCCACGCCGGTTCAGCTACTTGGCCTGGACGGCGCACCACAGGCTGGTGACAAGTTCCTGGTGATGGAGTCTGAGCGCGAGGCACGTGAGATCGCTTCAAACCGCTCTCAGGTACAGCGCGAGCAAAGCCTGCGCACACGCAAGCACATTACACTGGATGAGATCGGCCGTCGTTTGGCGATCGGTACGTTCAAGGAGCTTAACGTGATTGTGAAAGGTGACGTGGACGGTTCGGTGGAAGCACTTGCCGACTCCCTGCTGAAGCTGTCGACACCTGAAGTGCAGGTAAGCATCATCAGCAAAGGCGTGGGTGCCATCTCAGAATCCGACGTGTTGCTGGCCTCGGCCTCCGATGCGATCATTATCGGCTTCCAAGTGCGTCCGTCGCAGAACGCGCGTAAGTTGGCAGAGCAGGAGCAGATTGATGTGCGCCTGTACTCGATTATCTACGACGCGATCAATGAGGTGAAAGACGCCATGGAAGGCATGCTGGCCCCAACCCTGAAAGAGGAGATTACAGGTAACGTAGAAGTACGTGAGGTATTCAAGATCACGAAGGTGGGTACCATTGCAGGTTGTATGGTGACAGATGGCACGATCCAGCGTAACGCCAAAGTTCGTCTGGTACGCGATGGTATTGTAGTGCACGATGGCGAGATCCAGGCCCTGAAGCGTTTCAAAGACGACGTAGCCGAGGTAAGACAAGGGTACGAGTGCGGTATCAGCCTGAAGAATTACAACGACATCGAGATTGGTGACATTGTGGAAGCCTACATCGAGAAGGAAGTGAAGCGTACGCTGTAG
- a CDS encoding DUF3078 domain-containing protein, producing MHSTFTRTFIFILALFSVTAASAQAPPDTLSGWNISGIGTLNFSQVSLSNWAAGGQNSLSVLSVAGARADYRKGRNTWNNSLDFTYGLVKLEGGRMQKSDDKVELNLKYGYQASEKWYYTAQVNLKTQLTPTYSVTRDTLLSNFFSPAYILTSLGMDYKPNDKLSVFISPLTGKFTIVQNEELADRGSFGVEPADRDIEGNIISGTGENFRREFGGYVNVRYNNEIFKNITLQSKLDLFTNYLRKAKNVDVNWENQVNFKVNEIISASVFLHAIYDDDININVDRNGDGAIDGTGPRLQFKETLGIGISYKFK from the coding sequence ATGCATTCTACTTTTACCCGAACATTCATTTTTATACTTGCCCTTTTTTCTGTGACTGCTGCCTCTGCTCAGGCTCCCCCGGATACCCTGTCGGGCTGGAATATCAGTGGTATCGGCACCCTTAACTTCAGCCAGGTAAGCTTGTCGAATTGGGCAGCCGGCGGACAGAACTCGCTTTCGGTGCTTAGTGTTGCCGGTGCGCGCGCAGATTACCGCAAGGGCAGGAATACCTGGAACAACTCGCTCGACTTTACCTATGGCCTGGTGAAGCTGGAAGGAGGACGTATGCAGAAAAGCGACGATAAGGTAGAGCTGAACCTGAAGTATGGCTACCAGGCTTCGGAGAAGTGGTACTATACGGCGCAAGTTAATTTAAAGACTCAGCTCACACCAACCTACTCCGTTACACGCGATACGCTGCTGTCGAATTTTTTCTCTCCGGCCTACATCCTGACCTCCCTGGGTATGGACTATAAACCAAACGACAAGTTGTCTGTGTTCATATCTCCCTTAACAGGTAAGTTCACGATTGTGCAAAACGAGGAGCTTGCTGACAGGGGATCTTTTGGTGTGGAGCCTGCCGATAGGGACATAGAGGGAAATATCATTTCGGGAACCGGAGAAAATTTCCGAAGAGAGTTCGGTGGGTATGTGAATGTGCGCTATAACAATGAGATCTTTAAAAATATCACGTTGCAATCAAAGCTGGATTTATTTACCAATTACCTGCGCAAGGCGAAGAATGTGGATGTGAACTGGGAGAACCAGGTGAACTTTAAAGTAAATGAAATAATCTCGGCAAGTGTGTTCCTGCACGCTATTTACGATGATGACATCAACATTAACGTGGACAGGAACGGGGACGGCGCGATAGATGGAACAGGCCCTCGCTTGCAGTTCAAGGAGACCCTGGGAATAGGCATTTCGTACAAGTTTAAATAG
- the mscL gene encoding large-conductance mechanosensitive channel protein MscL: MGFFSEFKKFAVKGNVLDLAIGVVIGAAFGAITKSLVDDIIMPPIGLLIDGINFTSLQLVLQEAVVENGEVIEPAVTINYGNFLQVVLNFIIIAFAIFMLVRGVNRLREKEAAKPAAPANKQEVLLAEIRDLLKGEHPDAASSPQDKVV; this comes from the coding sequence ATGGGTTTTTTCTCAGAGTTTAAAAAGTTTGCCGTCAAGGGCAACGTCCTTGATCTGGCAATCGGTGTGGTTATTGGTGCGGCTTTTGGCGCCATCACCAAGTCCCTCGTCGATGACATCATCATGCCGCCCATCGGACTTCTGATCGACGGCATCAACTTTACCTCACTACAGCTGGTGCTGCAGGAGGCGGTGGTAGAGAACGGGGAGGTAATAGAACCGGCTGTTACCATCAACTACGGCAACTTTCTGCAGGTGGTCCTCAATTTTATTATCATCGCCTTTGCCATTTTTATGCTGGTGCGCGGTGTGAACAGGTTGCGCGAAAAAGAAGCGGCCAAGCCTGCGGCCCCTGCGAACAAACAAGAAGTGCTGCTCGCTGAAATTCGCGATTTGTTGAAAGGAGAGCACCCGGATGCCGCTTCAAGCCCGCAAGACAAAGTTGTTTAA
- a CDS encoding enoyl-CoA hydratase/isomerase family protein — protein MATYDNLLLDLQNGILTITVNRADKLNALNIDTISEIRKAIQYVYDTPEIKGVILTGAGQKAFVAGADIAEIGELSEVNARSFAERGQEVFAMIERSNKPVIAAVNGFALGGGCELAMACHLRVASENARFGQPEVNLGLLPGYGGTQRLTQLIGKGKAMELMLTADMITAQEALQLGLANHVVPQEQLLAKATEILQKIMSKAPLAIGLVIECVNAVFNKDENGYQTEANAFARCCASDDFVEGTSAFVEKRKANFIGN, from the coding sequence ATGGCAACATACGATAATCTTCTGCTAGACCTGCAAAACGGTATCTTAACGATCACCGTTAACCGTGCAGACAAGCTAAATGCCTTGAACATAGACACGATAAGTGAAATTCGGAAAGCCATTCAGTACGTATATGACACGCCCGAAATAAAGGGAGTTATACTGACGGGTGCCGGCCAGAAGGCATTTGTGGCAGGCGCTGACATTGCTGAGATAGGCGAGCTGAGCGAAGTGAACGCCCGCAGCTTTGCAGAGCGCGGCCAGGAAGTGTTCGCTATGATAGAGCGCAGCAACAAGCCTGTGATAGCCGCAGTAAACGGTTTTGCCCTGGGTGGCGGCTGTGAACTGGCGATGGCCTGTCACCTGCGCGTGGCCTCAGAAAACGCACGCTTCGGCCAGCCAGAGGTAAACCTAGGACTACTGCCCGGCTACGGCGGCACACAGCGCCTGACGCAGCTCATTGGCAAAGGCAAAGCCATGGAACTGATGCTAACGGCTGACATGATTACGGCTCAGGAGGCCTTGCAGCTAGGGTTGGCGAACCATGTAGTGCCGCAGGAGCAGCTGTTGGCAAAGGCGACAGAAATACTGCAGAAGATCATGAGCAAGGCGCCACTGGCCATTGGCCTGGTGATTGAGTGCGTGAATGCCGTGTTCAACAAAGATGAGAACGGTTACCAGACAGAGGCCAACGCCTTTGCCCGCTGCTGCGCCTCCGATGACTTTGTAGAGGGAACGAGCGCCTTTGTTGAGAAACGCAAAGCCAACTTCATAGGCAACTAA